A stretch of the Panicum virgatum strain AP13 chromosome 9N, P.virgatum_v5, whole genome shotgun sequence genome encodes the following:
- the LOC120693538 gene encoding zinc finger protein ZAT1-like: protein MKHPRDQQHQEEVSLALSLSTTTTDSSTTSDSSATAPPAAAAKRARRRRGPVVATSGEGDFVCKTCSRAFTSFQALGGHRTSHLRGRHGLELGVGAKALRQHKAAAGGGDKRRQQQQQHQTHDCHICGLGFELGQALGGHMRRHREEMGAAEAADAWVWRSVARLPEELEVQSAAADPPVLLELFAASHARAKPSSDSIIQPIGNFSIRDLELARHPLSSSSLTTASDPRTSFFPSMTKHPRDAAAGDVTLSLALSLGGLPAGERGASKRPRRAAGGGEGEFVCKTCSRAFASFQALGGHRTSHLRGRHGLALGMPAAAPAAKHQAAAKDPTTKAPAPAASHQCHVCGLGFEMGQALGGHMRRHREEAAAAAQAPPVLLQLFV from the exons ATGAAGCATCCGAGGGACCAGCAGCATCAGGAGGAGGTGTCGCTGGCGCTGTCGCTGAGCACCACGACGACGGACTCGTCCACCACCTCCGACTCGTCCGCCAcggcgcccccggcggcggcggccaagcgcgcgcggaggcggaggggccCGGTGGTGGCCACCTCCGGGGAGGGCGACTTCGTCTGCAAGACCTGCAGCCGCGCCTTCACCTCCTTCCAGGCGCTGGGAGGGCACCGGACCAGCCACCTGCGGGGCCGCCACGggctcgagctcggcgtcggcgCCAAGGCGCTCAGGCAGCacaaggcggcggccggcggcggcgacaagcggcggcagcagcagcagcagcaccagacCCACGATTGCCACATCTGCGGGCTCGGCTTCGAGTTGGGCCAGGCGCTCGGCGGCCACATGAGGAGGCACCGCGAGGAGAtgggcgccgccgaggccgccgacgCTTGGGTCTGGCGCAGCGTCGCACGCCTCCCGGAGGAGCTCGAGgtccagagcgccgccgccgacccgcccgtCTTGCTCGAGCTGTTCGCC GCCAGCCATGCACGCGCCAAGCCCAGCAGCGACTCGATCATCCAACCGATTGGCAATTTCTCCATCCGAGATCTTGAGCTCGCGCGCCATCCGCTATCTAGCTCCTCCTTGACGACCGCTTCCGATCCGAGAACCTCGTTCTTCCCGTCCATGACAAAGCACCCgagagacgccgccgccggcgacgtgaCCCTCTCCCTGGCGCTCTCCCTCGGCGGCCTGCCCGCCGGCGAACGCGGCGCCAGCAagaggccgcgccgcgcggccggcggcggcgagggcgagttCGTCTGCAAGACGTGCAGCCGCGCCTTCGCCTCGTTCCAGGCGCTCGGCGGCCACCGCACCAGCCACCTGCGCGGCCGCCACGGCCTCGCGCTCGGGatgcccgccgcggcgccggcggccaagcATCAGGCTGCCGCAAAGGACCCGACGACGAAGGCGCCGGCGCCTGCTGCCAGCCACCAGTGCCATGTCTGCGGGCTCGGATTCGAGATGGGGCAGGCGCTCGGCGGGCACATGCGGCGGCACcgcgaggaggccgccgccgcggcacaggCGCCGCccgtcctcctccagctctttgTGTAG
- the LOC120691660 gene encoding zinc finger protein ZAT8-like: protein MRRLAFGQEEPAELGIISVAEGVMLLLARGGGGGEPSASPRVFECKTCSRRFPSFQALGGHRASHKRPRASEAAPAKARAHGCAVCGVEFPLGQALGGHMRRHRAVAEERESATAATSRGLAEAETKTGQARGLLGLDLDLIT, encoded by the coding sequence ATGAGGAGGCTGGCGTTCGGACAAGAAGAGCCGGCGGAGCTGGGCATCATCAGCGTGGCCGAAGGGGTCATGCTGCtgctcgcgcgcggcggcggcggcggcgagccatcGGCCTCGCCGCGCGTGTTCGAGTGCAAGACGTGCAGCCGTCGGTTCCCGTCGTTCCAGGCGCTGGGCGGGCACCGCGCGAGCCACAAGCGCCCGCGGGCGAGCGAGGCCGCGCCGGCGAAGGCCCGCGCGCACGGGTGCGCGGTGTGCGGCGTCGAGTTCCCGCTCGGGCAGGCGCTGGGGGGACACATGAGGCGCCACCGCGCCGTGGCCGAGGAGAGGgagagcgccaccgccgccacttcCCGCGGGCTAGCCGAAGCCGAGACGAAGACCGGCCAAGCGAGAGGCCTGCTGGGCCTGGACTTGGACCTGATCACCTGA
- the LOC120690746 gene encoding uncharacterized protein LOC120690746 has translation MAAGAWMGGPSDAGGRRRWARRSCRTGAGAGVVRRTVAAPAAGASTALPRVAEGFAHVDKQRRVHGVQADFRYSSGFTDHLSSDIGEFKHKSSYGGSTRCLPSEINVTETSHVQPLVMAELDGFDAAGAVPVDSQKTSIPCQREGKTSSNMPIRHKYCLNNPTSSLKNPPTVKSCSDMSDFSYQLVRSAERSASTKMGLTRANSSLSEKMSLLRQPRYGGNHQNQKHISALNRRHKVVNSRGTNDLLNTEKFHDQPDSSLGKHSQVLLNNALVREKQLCCSDLLNQKATEELWSPAYSESEKIVCFSSGDSIDDLQVSSSSDTSDSSNLSSLGVVANDQWKMTFKKVYCPHAARLDSTSVIYRKEIGQASPISVLEPPSEDCSDSENIRREPADLYDLQLRLELGTFAPSETAAEASSIGRTSDYLSSEVESSKDIPVQLVEDILEDFEDEEERDFSYLLDILIASGIHGTAEDQLYKVCQSLDCPAGYDVFEKLENKYTKVVKWSRSERRLLFDMVNTVLSQMLAPCLNMQPWVNTARNLAPLWGSEGLLEKVLQVLAQRQEELAPSETKPEKKGFDQKWLDLADCIDRAGRDIEKMIKDDLLDELVLELLSS, from the exons ATGGCTGCCGGGGCGTGGATGGGCGGGCCGAGCGacgcgggcggccggcggaggtggGCGCGGCGGTCGTGCCGGACTGGAGCGGGAGCCGGGGTCGTCAGGCGGACggtcgcggcgccggcggccggggcgagCACGGCGCTGCCGCGGGTGGCGGAAG GGTTTGCTCATGTGGACAAGCAACGGCGTGTTCATGGTGTACAAGCAGATTTCAGATATAGCAGTGGATTCACAGATCAT CTTTCTTCCGACATTGGGGAATTCAAGCACAAGAGCTCCTATGGAGGTTCTACAAGATGTCTTCCGTCAGAGATAAATGTTACAGAAACAAGCCACGTGCAACCTTTGGTGATGGCAGAATTGGATGGTTTTGATGCTGCAGGTGCAGTTCCTGTTGATTCGCAGAAGACTTCTATTCCATGTCAAAGAGAGGGTAAAACATCTAGCAATATGCCCATACGGCATAAATATTGCCTCAACAATCCCACCAGCAGTTTGAAGAATCCTCCAACTGTAAAGAGTTGCAGTGATATGAGTGATTTCAGTTATCAACTGGTCAGAAGTGCTGAAAGGTCAGCTTCTACTAAGATGGGTTTAACCAGAGCAAACAGTTCCCTTTCTGAGAAAATGTCATTGCTACGTCAACCACGGTATGGTGGTAATCATCAGAACCAAAAACATATCAGTGCTTTGAATCGAAGACACAAAGTTGTGAATTCCAGAGGGACAAACGACCTGCTTAATACAGAGAAGTTCCATGACCAGCCTGATTCATCATTGGGAAAACATTCACAGGTTTTGTTAAATAATGCATTAGTTCGAGAAAAGCAACTGTGCTGTTCAGATCTACTCAATCAAAAAGCAACTGAAGAATTATGGAGCCCTGCATACAGTGAATCTGAGAAGATAGTATGCTTTTCCTCGGGTGACAGCATTGACGATTTGCAGGTATCATCTTCAAGTGACACTAGTGATAGCTCCAACTTATCATCTCTTGGTGTTGTAGCTAATGACCAATGGAAGATGACCTTCAAAAAG GTATACTGCCCTCATGCTGCACGCCTAGACTCTACATCTGTCATCTACCGCAAAGAAATAGGTCAGGCTAGCCCAATATCTGTTCTTGAACCTCCATCTGAAGATTGCTCTGATTCTGAAAACATCAGGCGAGAGCCTGCAGATCTCTATG ATCTCCAACTGAGACTTGAACTTGGCACATTTGCACCATCAGAGACTGCTGCAGAGGCGAGTAGCATTGGCAGAACTAGTGACTATTTATCCTCTGAAGTGGAGTCGAGCAAGGACATTCCCGTGCAGCTGGTTGAAGATATTCTTGAAGATTTTGAAGATGAAGAGGAAAGGGATTTTTCTTACTTGCTCGATATACTGATTGCTTCTGGCATTCATGGAACTGCGGAGGATCAACTTTATAAGGTGTGTCAGTCACTCGACTGCCCTGCTGGCTATGATGTGTTTGAGAAGCTGGAAAACAAGTACACTAAAGTTGTTAAATGGTCAAGATCAGAGAGGAGGCTTTTATTCGATATGGTCAACACAGTATTGTCACAAATGCTAGCGCCATGCTTGAACATGCAACCTTGGGTGAATACTGCAAGGAACTTGGCTCCACTATGGGGTTCAGAGGGTCTATTGGAAAAAGTCTTGCAGGTCTTAGCTCAGAGACAGGAAGAA
- the LOC120690740 gene encoding NEDD8-activating enzyme E1 regulatory subunit AXR1-like isoform X1 yields the protein MAAGGVVAEPKTKYDRQLRIWGDQGQAALEKASICLLNCGPTGTEALKNLVLGGIGSVTVVDGSKVEASDLGNNFLLDEGCLGQPRAKSICSFLQELNDAVKAKFVEETPATLIDTNPSFFSQFTVVIATQLPESSLLKLDDICRKADIVLVAARSYGLTGLVRVSVKEHSVIESKPDHFLDDLRLHNPWAELKQFAKSIDISDKDPVVHKHTPYIVILVRLAEKWADSHDGNLPSTRQEKREFKDLIRAHMLNVDEENYKEAVESSYKVSVTPGISNEIRQIIDDNSAEVNSSSSDFWILVAALKEFVANEGNGELPLEGTIPDMTSLTEYYVSLQKIYQAKAEADCCAMEHRIKDILKRIGRHPDTISRAYIKTFCKNARKLRVCRYRSIEEEFSSPNVSEVQRYFTDEDYSYAMNFYILLRAVDRLSANYNRLPGIFDSEIDEDIPRLKTVAASVLSEMGLSGASLSEDLITEMCRFGGAEIHTVAAFIGGVASQEVIKLVTKQFVPLRGTFIFNGIDLKSQVLEL from the exons ATGGCAGCCGGCGGCGTCGTCGCCGAGCCCAAGACCAAGTACGATCGCCAGCTCAG GATATGGGGTGATCAAGGGCAAGCGGCACTAGAGAAGGCTAGCATATGCTTGCTTAATTGTGGTCCTACTGGAACTGAAGCACTGAAGAATCTCGTGCTTGGAGGAATAGGAAGTGTCACAGTTGTTGATGGCTCCAAAGTTGAAGCATCTGATCTGGGGAATAACTTTTTAT TGGATGAAGGATGTTTGGGGCAGCCAAGAGCTAAATCCATATGCTCTTTCCTACAAGAGCTGAATGATGCTGTTAAAGCCAAGTTTGTTGAGGAGACTCCAGCAACTTTGATAGACACTAATCCTTCATTCTTTTCCCAGTTCACTGTTGTCATTGCTACTCAG CTTCCGGAAAGTTCTTTACTGAAGCTAGATGATATCTGCAGAAAAGCTGATATCGTGTTGGTTGCTGCACGTTCTTATGGTCTAACTGGCCTGGTCAGGGTCAGCGTCAAG GAACATAGTGTCATAGAATCAAAACCAGACCATTTCTTGGATGATTTGCGCCTTCACAATCCATGGGCTGAACTCAAGCA GTTTGCGAAATCAATTGACATAAGTGATAAAGATCCTGTTGTGCACAAGCATACACCATACATTGTTATCCTCGTGAGGCTTGCAGAAAAATGGGCAGATTCACATGATGGTAATTTACCTTCAACTAGGCAAGAGAAAAGGGAGTTTAAG GACCTGATTAGGGCCCATATGCTTAATGTAGATGaagaaaattacaaagaagcTGTGGAGTCTTCATATAAAGTATCAGTTACTCCAGGAATCA GTAATGAGATCCGTCAGATAATTGATGATAACTCCGCAGAAGTCAATTCATCTTCGTCAGATTTCTGGATTTTGGTGGCTGCTTTGAAG GAATTTGTTGCAAATGAGGGCAATGGCGAGCTGCCTCTCGAGGGAACAATTCCTGACATGACTTCACTTACGGA GTATTATGTAAGCCTACAAAAGATTTACCAAGCTAAGGCTGAAGCTGACTGTTGTGCCATGGAGCATCGCATAAAGGATATCTTGAAGCGGATTGGTAGACATCCGGATACTATTTCAAGGGCATATATCAAAACATTTTGTAAAAATGCTAGAAAACTCAGG GTTTGTAGATATCGTAGCATCGAGGAGGAGTTTAGCTCTCCCAATGTCTCTGAGGTTCAAAGGTATTTCACCGATGAAGATTACAG TTATGCAATGAACTTCTACATTCTACTACGCGCCGTGGATCGATTGTCTGCCAACTATAATAGATTGCCTGGAATTTTCGACAG TGAAATTGATGAGGATATCCCTAGGCTGAAGACTGTTGCCGCTTCAGTGCTAAGTGAGATGGGCTTGAGCGGAGCATCCTTATCTGAAGATCTGATAACTGAGATGTGCCGGTTTGGGGGCGCAGAGATTCATACAGTGGCTGCTTTTATTGGTGGCGTTGCTTCCCAAGAAGTAATAAAG TTGGTGACCAAGCAGTTTGTGCCCCTGCGGGGAACATTTATATTCAACGGAATCGACCTCAAATCACAAGTTTTGGAGCTATAA
- the LOC120690740 gene encoding NEDD8-activating enzyme E1 regulatory subunit AXR1-like isoform X2: MAAGGVVAEPKTKYDRQLRIWGDQGQAALEKASICLLNCGPTGTEALKNLVLGGIGSVTVVDGSKVEASDLGNNFLLDEGCLGQPRAKSICSFLQELNDAVKAKFVEETPATLIDTNPSFFSQFTVVIATQLPESSLLKLDDICRKADIVLVAARSYGLTGLVRVSVKEHSVIESKPDHFLDDLRLHNPWAELKQFAKSIDISDKDPVVHKHTPYIVILVRLAEKWADSHDGNLPSTRQEKREFKDLIRAHMLNVDEENYKEAVESSYKVSVTPGISNEIRQIIDDNSAEVNSSSSDFWILVAALKEFVANEGNGELPLEGTIPDMTSLTEYYVSLQKIYQAKAEADCCAMEHRIKDILKRIGRHPDTISRAYIKTFCKNARKLRVCRYRSIEEEFSSPNVSEVQRYFTDEDYSYAMNFYILLRAVDRLSANYNRLPGIFDRLKTVAASVLSEMGLSGASLSEDLITEMCRFGGAEIHTVAAFIGGVASQEVIKLVTKQFVPLRGTFIFNGIDLKSQVLEL, from the exons ATGGCAGCCGGCGGCGTCGTCGCCGAGCCCAAGACCAAGTACGATCGCCAGCTCAG GATATGGGGTGATCAAGGGCAAGCGGCACTAGAGAAGGCTAGCATATGCTTGCTTAATTGTGGTCCTACTGGAACTGAAGCACTGAAGAATCTCGTGCTTGGAGGAATAGGAAGTGTCACAGTTGTTGATGGCTCCAAAGTTGAAGCATCTGATCTGGGGAATAACTTTTTAT TGGATGAAGGATGTTTGGGGCAGCCAAGAGCTAAATCCATATGCTCTTTCCTACAAGAGCTGAATGATGCTGTTAAAGCCAAGTTTGTTGAGGAGACTCCAGCAACTTTGATAGACACTAATCCTTCATTCTTTTCCCAGTTCACTGTTGTCATTGCTACTCAG CTTCCGGAAAGTTCTTTACTGAAGCTAGATGATATCTGCAGAAAAGCTGATATCGTGTTGGTTGCTGCACGTTCTTATGGTCTAACTGGCCTGGTCAGGGTCAGCGTCAAG GAACATAGTGTCATAGAATCAAAACCAGACCATTTCTTGGATGATTTGCGCCTTCACAATCCATGGGCTGAACTCAAGCA GTTTGCGAAATCAATTGACATAAGTGATAAAGATCCTGTTGTGCACAAGCATACACCATACATTGTTATCCTCGTGAGGCTTGCAGAAAAATGGGCAGATTCACATGATGGTAATTTACCTTCAACTAGGCAAGAGAAAAGGGAGTTTAAG GACCTGATTAGGGCCCATATGCTTAATGTAGATGaagaaaattacaaagaagcTGTGGAGTCTTCATATAAAGTATCAGTTACTCCAGGAATCA GTAATGAGATCCGTCAGATAATTGATGATAACTCCGCAGAAGTCAATTCATCTTCGTCAGATTTCTGGATTTTGGTGGCTGCTTTGAAG GAATTTGTTGCAAATGAGGGCAATGGCGAGCTGCCTCTCGAGGGAACAATTCCTGACATGACTTCACTTACGGA GTATTATGTAAGCCTACAAAAGATTTACCAAGCTAAGGCTGAAGCTGACTGTTGTGCCATGGAGCATCGCATAAAGGATATCTTGAAGCGGATTGGTAGACATCCGGATACTATTTCAAGGGCATATATCAAAACATTTTGTAAAAATGCTAGAAAACTCAGG GTTTGTAGATATCGTAGCATCGAGGAGGAGTTTAGCTCTCCCAATGTCTCTGAGGTTCAAAGGTATTTCACCGATGAAGATTACAG TTATGCAATGAACTTCTACATTCTACTACGCGCCGTGGATCGATTGTCTGCCAACTATAATAGATTGCCTGGAATTTTCGACAG GCTGAAGACTGTTGCCGCTTCAGTGCTAAGTGAGATGGGCTTGAGCGGAGCATCCTTATCTGAAGATCTGATAACTGAGATGTGCCGGTTTGGGGGCGCAGAGATTCATACAGTGGCTGCTTTTATTGGTGGCGTTGCTTCCCAAGAAGTAATAAAG TTGGTGACCAAGCAGTTTGTGCCCCTGCGGGGAACATTTATATTCAACGGAATCGACCTCAAATCACAAGTTTTGGAGCTATAA
- the LOC120691659 gene encoding ras-related protein RABE1c-like, with protein MAAPPARARADYDYLIKLLLIGDSGVGKSCLLLRFSDGSFTTSFITTIGIDFKIRTVELDGKRIKLQIWDTAGQERFRTITTAYYRGAMGILLVYDVTDESSFNNIRNWIRNIEQHASDNVNKVLVGNKADMDESKRAVPTSKGQALADEYGIKFFETSAKTNLNVEQVFFSIARDIKQRLSETDSKPEDRTIKIKAEGEADASDAQKSACCGS; from the exons atggcagcgccgccggcgagggctcGAGCCGACTACGACTACCTCATCAAGCTGCTTCTCATCGGAGACAGCG GTGTTGGAAAAAGTTGTCTTCTCTTACGGTTTTCAGATGGCTCCTTCACCACTAGCTTCATCACTACTATTGG TATTGACTTCAAGATAAGGACCGTCGAGTTGGATGGCAAACGGATTAAGTTGCAGATCTGGGATACTGCAGGCCAAGAACGTTTCCGCACTATTACAACTG CCTATTACAGGGGAGCTATGGGCATTTTACTTGTGTATGACGTCACAGACGAGTCGTCTTTTAATA ACATAAGAAATTGGATCAGAAACATTGAACAACATGCCTCGGATAATGTGAACAAAGTTCTGGTTGGCAATAAAGCTGATATGGATGAAAGCAAACGG GCTGTTCCCACTTCTAAGGGGCAAGCTCTTGCTGATGAATATGGGATAAAATTCTTTGAAACG AGTGCAAAGACAAACCTGAATGTCGAGCAGGTTTTCTTTTCTATTGCAAGGGATATCAAACAAAGACTCTCAGAGACTGATTCGAAGCCTGAG GATCGAACTATCAAGATCAAGGCCGAAGGGGAAGCTGATGCATCAGATGCACAGAAATCAGCTTGCTGCGGCTCCTGA